The bacterium DNA segment CAAACTCGCTCCATCCTTTGTTAAGCTCGTCGTAAGTCCTCGCTGCCGCTGTGTAATCCGCTAACGAAGTTGCCTTCAATTCCCTCGCCTCCCTCAGAAGCTCCTTAGCCCTGATCAGGTGTTGCTTGGATAGATAGCCCTTTTCAGTTGCCTGCCTGGCTTTTTTGAGGTACTCTTCTGCCTTATTTAATACAGCGAGCGATTCCTCATGCAACCTTTCAGCATTCTTCACTTTTTGCCCAGCCCGGTCCAGCGCTTCTCTTATATCCCTTAGCGTTGCTTCATTGCCATATACCACAGCCTCTTTCAAATGCATAAGCGCCATAGGCGAATATTTCTCCCCCCGGGAGAAAATCAGCCCCAGGTCGCTCTGGTAAAACTGGAACAGGGCGCTGAAACTGAGTTCTCCTCTAAATCTAATATTCGACCAGGCGCTATTGACTTCTTTATACTTATTATTTAGAGACTCCAGCGCGTTTCTCACCGCCTGAATCTGACCGGGGAACGTCCGGGAAGTATCATGCGTTTCTACGATGCCAATCTCGCCAGCCATCTCTCTCAACTCTTTTAACTCTTCTTCTATCTTCGCCGTCGTAATTTCAAGGAGGTCTTCACTTAATTCAAACCCGTCCTGCGGGCTAATCTCCAACAACCTCCCCAGCTCATTCTTCGCTAACGCGACATTTTTCTCAGCCAAAACCAGCCCGGCCTCGGCTTCAAGAAGTTTACCCTCTATCTGTTTAACCCGATCTTCAATGCCTTTTTTTTCTCTCGATTCAGCATCCTTTAAAATAGCTTTACAACTCTCTATTCTTTTCTTCTCTCTTTCCACAGCCATCTGCTGCCCTCTATACGTATCCAGGGCGCGCTCAATCAGACTCCTGAAATTATTTATCCTGTTAACATGCTCAACCTGTGCCAGAATATTTTGGCCTTCTCCTATCATTTCCCTGACCGGTCTCATCTTATCCACTATAGGAAATTCTATCCCCAGAGCTACAAACCAGCACCTGTATGTCTCCAGCCCGCCTTTTGCCCAAACTCTGAGACCATCGTTATCCTTTGCAATCTCATTCAGTTTCTCCACAATTAATACGTCCAGGTTCTTTGCCGGGTCGGTAGCCTCCTTCCACTTCTCCAATACCTCCTGCAGGATTTTCGCCTTTTCTTCAGGAAGAGCCGGGATGAACCTATTGTAAATCCCCAGCGCCAAAAGGTCTCTCGCTTTGGTAAAGTTATATTTTGCTTTCGTAGCCTCAGCGACAGTAGATTCAGCCGTCTTCTCCCCTGCCACGACAACCTCTTCTGCACTCTCCGGCTCGGACAGTAAAGATTCCCCACCGGGGACAACTTCCGCTGGCGGCAGAATCTCTAACTTATAACCGGCAAAGATAGCATTCAAAATCCCACCCGCAGGCTGACCTTCAGGAACATCAGTCAATCTTAATCTAATAAATCCTATCTCTTCTAATCTCTTCAGCGCTTCTACCGTACGCCGATACTCTCCTTTAGAATGGAAGCTCATCTTAACGCTATCCCTCTCGCCCCTATTCACTTGCTGTATCCTTCTCACGAGAGAAACACGGGCGTTTACGTCCGCCCAACGCTTATAGCGCGTGTGACTCAAAACTTCTCCTAACCTGTCAAGTAGCTCCTCCTCTGAGGCCCGCTCCGCCGAAACTTCTTTCACCAGAGGAGCCTGCTCTGTCTCCTGCCGAGGTCCCTCAGCCTCTATCGCCTCTTCCTCTGGCTTCACTTGCTTCAACTGGAGTATTACTTCTTCGGTCTTATCCTCACGTACCTCGAGCTCCTTACCCACTGCCTTGGCTGGCTTTTGGGCTGCCTCCTTCTTCTCCCCTGCCTTCACCATATCATCCCGTACAGCAGCTTCTCTAACCTTTCTTTGTACCTCAACCTTTTCCTTAACCTCAGCTTGTTTTCGAGCTTCTTCTTCAGCTTTTCTTTGTGCCTCAGCCTGTTTTCGAGCTTGTTCTTCGGCGACCTCGGCTTCTTTAGTTTCTCTTCTGGCTTTAGCCTCTACTTCAGTCTTTTTCTTAACCTCAGTTTGTTTTCGAGCTTCTTCTTCAACTGTTATCCGTTTGGTTGGTTCTGCTTCATCTGGTTTTACTTTAACTGGTTCTTCTGATACTTCGGCCCGCTGTTCAGTCACTGGTGCTAACTCGGTAACCTGAGTGCAGGATAGAAGAGCTTTTACATCTCCGCCAAATTTTTCGTGTAGCTTAAGTACAAGTGCTTTTATTTCTTTATCTGTTTTCTTAAGTACATTAGCTAATTCTGACTTTGCTACTTCGCCCGTTGAAGTGAGGTAAGAAGTTGGTCCATTATGAGGACGTCCCATAAACTCATCAAGAATTATTTCGTTTGAGATAAATGATTTTGAAGTTCTATTAATTCCAATCCTACGA contains these protein-coding regions:
- a CDS encoding TolC family protein — its product is SIARAVAPHTARISGNTDARRKAVSTAFAVALFNRNLIVSMLSFGTIFLLFKGVIGSLTLPQIGIIAAVPIVIVLSGVSFIKFVLPHIEKAVNEGRIKNSIVESTAKALSPERLLRLVNVSAVAGIVVPSTVVTSRVFGMDSQFSQMLEQSREARTRAGQQIMSGFLDTNIVATTTNRIRDILFKKAEAERKPEEEVTLPLEPVGLKPAEAEPTKITQTKETPTDIDSKARQDSGMPRIYAESSDEAKLLKQDLANLKKNHLTSYWKPEASEQFIENVVNPLREAYFDTDWDNFGHKGQPPYNDSPFYKELVEINRNILMPKGLYLKVDVEDGLLEKGALGDYGAIYKFTISKVYAQKRNAREFTAVVLREFDYSPDSSLIWTGSGIYYKEYPNIAFVMEKNTQDFATKIHNGEYQEILHDYSHNLLPKPVLDILIPVLKSAYGNSSISDIKQERINSTANHELTHAFNFSQKVDLKSIADRYRCTEEVINEILAYTAQIYLAGHPKVELALMCRRIGINRTSKSFISNEIILDEFMGRPHNGPTSYLTSTGEVAKSELANVLKKTDKEIKALVLKLHEKFGGDVKALLSCTQVTELAPVTEQRAEVSEEPVKVKPDEAEPTKRITVEEEARKQTEVKKKTEVEAKARRETKEAEVAEEQARKQAEAQRKAEEEARKQAEVKEKVEVQRKVREAAVRDDMVKAGEKKEAAQKPAKAVGKELEVREDKTEEVILQLKQVKPEEEAIEAEGPRQETEQAPLVKEVSAERASEEELLDRLGEVLSHTRYKRWADVNARVSLVRRIQQVNRGERDSVKMSFHSKGEYRRTVEALKRLEEIGFIRLRLTDVPEGQPAGGILNAIFAGYKLEILPPAEVVPGGESLLSEPESAEEVVVAGEKTAESTVAEATKAKYNFTKARDLLALGIYNRFIPALPEEKAKILQEVLEKWKEATDPAKNLDVLIVEKLNEIAKDNDGLRVWAKGGLETYRCWFVALGIEFPIVDKMRPVREMIGEGQNILAQVEHVNRINNFRSLIERALDTYRGQQMAVEREKKRIESCKAILKDAESREKKGIEDRVKQIEGKLLEAEAGLVLAEKNVALAKNELGRLLEISPQDGFELSEDLLEITTAKIEEELKELREMAGEIGIVETHDTSRTFPGQIQAVRNALESLNNKYKEVNSAWSNIRFRGELSFSALFQFYQSDLGLIFSRGEKYSPMALMHLKEAVVYGNEATLRDIREALDRAGQKVKNAERLHEESLAVLNKAEEYLKKARQATEKGYLSKQHLIRAKELLREARELKATSLADYTAAARTYDELNKGWSEFDKIGDFCNRVEEFVRKDKKELNKEDKRVQKEIISTMKTLLGEIKNDKKLIAKYESNPDWKYAIGYIQEVYNSKVKELKSLKNTLEASLTRDSKKEKKLRDEIGGLKELAVESKVTEKVEPEKGTAASYVLESLKKHPRLMELRSKTEARKWQYLRFLREVNDKFFLFKLIDGIFGIDMGTISTVGGRLEGSIKLGREDACKLKLYEKLWREAEAEEKMFEAGLAEEARNAYLDWIRSEAQHGLFLRDIKVIDNHIELKKELLIK